TCTCCCTTCGCCAAAGCTGCCGGCGTAGGCGTCGTCATACTGACCATCTCGCTGTATATTGTATTTTGGTAGCCTTGCCCAAAGCTACTCGGCCTCCGATTAACCAGATAATTAATCCCGGCAATATCGGAGCTTACCGATCTGGATCGACTTAAAAGAACTGCACCGCGTCATCCAGGACGGCGTCGATGTGCAAGGCGTTCCTCCCTGCCCCTTCATGGACAACTTCGAATGTGGCGAAGGCTACGGTATCCGTTTTGGCATTACCCACATGGACTACAAGACACTCAAGCGAACTCCAAAACTGAGTGCTTATTGGTATTCCGAAGTCATCAAGCAAAATGCACTTGATCCATTAGAATCCTCCAAGGCACATCAACTCTCTTCAGGCATTCAATCCTTTCCGCGCCACGTGCTGACTGCGCCACTGACCGGGTGGCACGCCGGTCGCCGTAGTAAACACTCGGTAAAAATAACGCACATCCTCGTAGCCAACATGCGCGGCGATGCTCTCAACCGACAGCCGGGTTTCTAACAGCATTTGCCGGGCGGCATCGAGGCGCATCTGCTGCTTCAGCTCCATAAAACTACGGCCCGTCAACTCTTTCACGATATGACCGGCCCGCGAAACAGAGACGCCCAAATGACGCGCCACGGACTCGAGTGACAGGTTCTGGTGGCACTGACTTTGAATCAAACGCAGTAATTGCTCGCGCCGGGCATCTTCTCCGCCATGCGTCTCCGTTGCCGGACCGATCCCTGCCAGCAGATAAGCTTGCAAGCAGAGCCCCATTGCAGCCAGCGCATCCATGCGACTCTCTGAAAATTCGGGCAATGTCTTCGCCCCCGTCTGCCCCGCCCGAAACTGCCCGAGATAAGCGATCCCAAGCAGGCGCCCGGCATCCACTAAGGGAATGATCAGCTCCATGGCTCCGGCATGACAAACATGAAAAAAAGGTGTGGTGTATTCCAGTGCCTTACGAGTGACGACCCCGAGATCACACTGCACACAACGTGCGTCGTGAGCGATTTTCACCTGCTGGCAGAAGGGCGTAAAATGTTGCCGCTTGGTAAGAGGCACCTCCGCCAGCGCGCTCTGCTTGGCCGCATTGTCATCAAAGACCTT
The nucleotide sequence above comes from Coraliomargarita algicola. Encoded proteins:
- a CDS encoding helix-turn-helix domain-containing protein — its product is MTYTFRKVTELSLADLIEQVESLSGLQLCLKVFDDNAAKQSALAEVPLTKRQHFTPFCQQVKIAHDARCVQCDLGVVTRKALEYTTPFFHVCHAGAMELIIPLVDAGRLLGIAYLGQFRAGQTGAKTLPEFSESRMDALAAMGLCLQAYLLAGIGPATETHGGEDARREQLLRLIQSQCHQNLSLESVARHLGVSVSRAGHIVKELTGRSFMELKQQMRLDAARQMLLETRLSVESIAAHVGYEDVRYFYRVFTTATGVPPGQWRSQHVARKGLNA